Within the Glycine soja cultivar W05 chromosome 3, ASM419377v2, whole genome shotgun sequence genome, the region tatttatgtattttttgtcATAATCTCGATTGTTAagttttcaaacaattaaaatcctcagctgagttttatttttaacttgagGATCGAataccaaaattattttttaaattcattttatattaaattagtgTAAAAAAGTCCTTTAACACTCAGCTAATTTGTTGAATGACCTTTTTACATCCATCAATATATACTTAGGTTTTAGCCCATTACTAAAAAAAGGTCGGGATATGTAATTTTTACaacatttctattatttttttatttgttcattttataaGATAATACACAAATtaagcattatttttttaaatttattttgatattttcatttatattaacATTGTCTTTAGctttttaatatatcttttattattatttttaactcaaTTGATTGTTGTAAATTATTCGGTATCTCTTTTTGatttatatagataaaaaaaattattatttttatgtagtTTATGATAGGTTTGTAAAAAGTTTATTAGAAGATTCACACAATTAATTAACTACAGATCTAATAAAtcaaatgttaaattattttatttttattagtgttatcaaattttagttttgaaaatataatgtaCTTGTATTAAAACTAGGTAAAAAGAACTTTGTTGTCTGTTTTGTGATCTTAATTCTTAAAGcaaaagtttattttctttaaaaaaatatatatatattagaaaaaaaatgtaattagtaGCAGTGTCTCTTATCTCTAAAAAGAGAATACACTAATCCCCAACTTAACCATTtttaaccaacaaaaaaatcttTAGGCAAATCCTGGATTTAATGACaaagtaatttttatgattaaaatgcTTTTCATTTTGTCACAAAAGAATAGGTTTTAATTAAACCAGAGAAAGAAGAACAAAAGATGAGAGCAGACAGTGTCGCAGCTTTTTCACCAATCTCAACCTTGTAAGTTTAGGGTTTTTCACAAATTGAGCTTTCACTCCATTTTCGTTCCCAAATACTATCtccaaattttgattttacCATCGATATACGACACAACATCGCAATTTCTCGCGGGTCGTTTTGATAACTGGCGAAATCGCACGATACCGACAGCGTCGTGCGGTAATACGACACATTTGTTGTTTGATCATGTTAGCCAAGAGATTAAGCTCTTTCTTCAAACTCTCCCCAAAACCTCAGATTTCCACGTAAGCTCTCTGTTAGCTTCTTCTATTTCCTTGTTTCCTTTGTCACCTTTTATTTGGATTTACTTGTTGTTGCTTGATACTCGTAAATTCGTTCGGCGGTTTCAAAATTTGTAACTTCTTTGAGTTCTGTGTTTCTATTAGAGGCCAATTTATAAAGTATATGTATGTGAAAATTGTGGATTTTGAGTGTACTCATTGACTCATTTGTGCCCTCAATTTTTCACGCTTCAAAATTTCAGGCATCATATTCTTTAACCcaaattatgaattttacaTTTTGCATCACGCTAGTTGAGGTCCCTGAATTCAGAATATAGTGAGATGAGTCCTAACACAAAGGAAGTAAAATACTACTTGTGCAAGTTTTGGTTTCAGTTTGGTctgttaaatttaaaaagttttatctTGGTTCCGTAAAATATCTTGTCAGACCAAAATGGTccttttgtctattttttgcactaacaatgttaattttaattgacaTGGCAAATACCCATCTGAAATGACATCCCCCTAGTTTGCCATGTATATGTCATCAAGTTGACCAAATTAGTGAGTTAAATTGATGGAAGAACCACTTAGCTTATCTACTAATTTAAGAAACCAAAGtgaaaatttttaaacttataaaaCTACACGGAAACGAGATTTAGATGAGGGACAGAGTTATATTTTAGCCAAAGtaatactcttttttttccagctgattttctttttttgtaagtGAAAAACATGAACTACTTGTTATTGTTACATTGTTCAAATCAAGATCATAGTATGAAGTGTAATATGCCAATATGGTGCTTGATTGTGAATACCATTTTTTAAGCTCTTGCAGTTCCATGAAGAAAGTGGATGAAGAGACTGGCAAATACTATGGTAGAAAGGCTGTGTCATTTGTCTTGATTACTATTACAGGTGGTGTTGCTTTGAGTGCCCTTGATGACCTTGCCATCTATCATGGATGTAGCAGGTATATATTGAGCTGTAATGTTCTGTGTTAAGAGTTGATGATACATGATAGTTAGTTACTTTAATCTCTTGGGAATGCATTTGGCGGACTTCACAAAACTATTAAGGGCTGCATTTTAACATAATTTGGTTTTAGACTTTAGAATAAGAAGCCCAAGATAGACCTTTTGATtcgatttttttattgtttatgatATTTCCTATTTCTCATCTTCATTGTCAAGGAGCTGTTCCTCAAGGAGGCCAAAGTTTTTCCTTGTTTAACTGTAACTTCAGCATTCTCTTATCCCTCCTACATAGTAATAACTATCAATGCGACTATATTTAGGGAAATATCAATTTATAAGGTGAGTTTAGCATCTAAATTTTGTAGTTatcttttgtttcaaaataacTCTGTAtggcattttcatttttcataggAAAAAAAGGCACTAAGGTGGTGCGTGCAAATCGGATCTAAAAGACTGAGataataattatacatttaCTATGCTAACAATAAAAGGTTCTCATGGAGTAAAGAGGCCTTCTAAGATGTTTGTTCTTTTTCTGTCCTTTGCCATCTATTTTCCAGTATTACAAGTATAGCTACCTTGTGAGTTGTGATATCTTGCTACTTAAATGAGAGTAGCCCTCTAACTTTGATTAAAGTAATCGCTACTTTCAAATTCTTCACCATCCTATCCCACCTTGTAAATcctattctatttttatttttctttcatatttacaTTTTAGATACTAGATAGTAGTAAGCTTCATGAATGCTTTTATGAGACTGTTACCAATACTTATGACTTTATCACAAAAGGAGTTTCTCaacttttgttctttacttttccaTTGAAAATTTGTCCACATTGGAAGCCCCTAAAATTATTAGCTGTGAAATTTTCAGCAAGGCCATGGAGAAGGTAAGCAAGAACCAGGCAATAATAGATTCTATTGGAGAACCAATTGTTAAAGGTCCATGGTACAATGCATCTCTTGCAGTAGCTCATGAAAGACGTTCTGTTTCATGCTCATTTCCTGTTTCTGGACCACAAGGCAATGGTGTCTTGCAGCTGAAGGCTGTTCGAAATGGAGGTTAGCAATTTGAATAAATCTTAATGATTTGAATTACAACTTTTGCCTAACTGTCAGTTAACTCTTTTAGTCTGTATTACTAACTATGATCTGCTTGCTTACTTTGACATATATTTATAAGATCTATAGAGTTTGCGAAGTGGGAACACTGAGGCCAGTTTGACAGCTAATGGAAATTATTATTGGTTGGCTTCTTTGAAACAGATGACACTTGGTCTTCCTTTTTCCTTCCTCGTGATTGGGACATTTTAATCATGGATGCTCTCCTCCATATACCTGAGAATGAGAAGCACCGAACCTTGCGGATCAATCTTGCTGACAAGCCTCTTTCTTGTACTGCTTGCACCGATAGCACACCTCATCCATCAGAAAATTCAAAGGCAAAATTGAGTGCCAATCAATAAAAGCTTAATTAGCAATCTTTAATTCATCTAAAAACaagtttttgacatttttatattttaaacctTTTACATGATTTTGAGGCTAGGTGGACATCAATATTTGGCTGatagaataaatttatttccaaattttcttttggtaaTGTGTTATAGTATTATTCACCAGTCTTATttcattatgaaaataaattttgtcatGAATGAtgtaaaatttctttattttggttcttttttccttttggtcTTACTTTTATATTGTAATTTTCTTTACTACTGAAGGTGAGCACTGGTAGTTTTTGTTTGGTGACTTTGTCCGTTGGCAGCCCTTACCTTCATGTCTAGTTAACTATATATTCTGTCGGGCCATGTTTTTCAAGCATCTTATATTATAAGATAATGCCTTAATGAAATCGATAATCTCGTGATCCTTTGATTTACAAACTGTAGAACagtgaaaatatattttctgcTAGGAAGTGAAGAGACCGAGGAAGGGAAGTGTCTGAGTGGGAGAGAAGTGGCTGAACTTTATCTCAAACAGAAGGGGATTTCATATAGGAAGTTGTACACTTGTACAATGATTTTAtaattgtgttttcctctaaccaaaaaataattatattttcctcATTTCAACAATTTTTCCGAATGACtattccaaaaatttaaaagttaccaATCTCTTTTCTCTAAAGCTTTGTAATGTGTTATCATTTTCTTCCACACTGCTCTCATTCatttctttcctcttagaagtacCCAGACATGTCTTCATATCTAGCCATTAAATGCTCAAGAAATTATTGTCCGTATCATCAGGGTGTCTACCACGGGTAGAATTATCAATGACCCCTTGGTAATAatgaataagaatatcaagacttGATGATTTGTTATGATAAAAATGTGTTTTACTTTAAGAAAGTTGGTAGTGTCTCAGATTTCATTTCATGTGTGTATGCTTACATGTGTAAGGGCTAGTAATATACTCCATTTAGTTATCAAAATGAGTATTTCATTTCTGGAAGTAAAAAGTTGTTTGTCTTTAGACTTTAGTCCTGAGTGTTTGTCTTTGTATAATTTAGTATCCGAAAGtttgaaaatattgttttttagtCCCTCCATTACCAGaggaattaaaaatttgataagtCTAGACTTTCGAAACTAAGTTGTGCAAATATtgaattgataaattttttactgttgatatataaacatgaaattggtaatttattttaccATTGATATATgaattcataatatttattattttcattatagtgttaacaaaattctaaataaaacaatttaagataatattaagAGGATATTgctgaataataaaattcaattaccaaactaaaattatataccTCTCttagcatatttttttttccatttaggaaaaacatcaacatacttatacttttttttacatcaGCATACTTATACTTAAGTTTTGTTTTGTATACATTATAGCTATAATTTATAACTAGTGTGAAAATATATGTTAGAGCATTTATGATGATCCTTTGGTTTGGTTACTAtatatttctatatatttttcttgacTTGAGTTTTCTCATTCCTTGCATGTATCGTGTTTCGAAAACAATCCTATTTAAAGAATTATCATACACTAAATATAGAGATTTCTCTTGACAAGAATTTGAACCTTGATTCTCATTATACAGGATGTTAGACTTTTTCAGTATACTCAATCCTTGTTGATTGATCCAATTTCGTTTTCTAAAATACTAATTCAAGATTTTAAATAAAGAGCATTTAGTCTggtcattatatatttttcttgacccagttatatttattaaaaacactGATTCGAGGTTCTAAATAAAATAGTACGTAGTATTactttaaaatgttaaattttaggatattcaaatttcaaaatgactttcaTGTCTTTCAATACTTAGTAATTTATAtacaaatgaagaaaaaaacattttttttgacTGAATAAAAAGAATTATGACAACAGTATAAAATAAGAGGAAAATAATTATgcattaatgtaaaatattttatagagtaatttaatcacaatttattatgataagtttattgatttttaaaataattattttaaaataattttatactatcaatatatacgcattaaatttataaaatactacTATTTATACGTATTAATGTATAAtcgataaaataaagaaaaatactgacaaaaaaaaaaataacacagtGAATCAACTTGTTTAGGGTTAAccatatattttgaatttgagtGTTAGGATTGAATACTTGGGAGAGTATTCGGATTGTATGCAGCAATGTGAATTAGTAGCATATGGGCATATTGCAGCATTCCACGTGTAGGTGCGGGGTCCGCAGGGAGGAGGCAGCTTAGATGGCATGGCGGTCTCCTGGGGGTGGACAAACGCCAGGTGGCATGAAGGATGCAGGAAACGTAGCATGAAAACGATCGACAAGAACATGGTATATTTTCCCTGAACTTTGTCTTGTCGGGATGTCTTATATGGGTGTGTGGGTCCTACCGCACTCGCTAGTTACAAGCAACCACTTCTTCTACTGAGAAGAAGTCTTGTTATTGCTTCCCCTTGATCCATGAGGTTGGAGGGACAAGACAAGAATGATGAACACGTGTCCCACACGCTCATGAGTCTGTCTAAGACTCTTGTTAACCACGccacttttcttcttcttgataTTCCCTCACTTCACTTCACTCTTGACAACTTGAGACTTGAGAGCGGAGAAGGCTCTTCAATTCAATGTCTAAAGATGACAACTCTTCTTCactggattcttcttcttctgaccTTCAATTGTCTCTCTCTTTAACACTCTCTCCCTATGCCAccacttcttctccttcatctaTTTCTCATTCCTGTTCTGCTGCTCTTGCCACCGCTGCCAGGTAAATTACCCCTCTTGTTCTTTTCCTATTTAATCTATGCTACAACTACCAGATGTATTCACATTTAATTCATGTCCAACTTGTCTAGAAAAGGATTAGCTCCTATAGAGTTGGAGGGcaattcaaaaaacaaattacTGTATTAAATATGTCTGTCATGTTTGGAATTGGATTGGTAAAAAAGGGATGAAATGGAatggtatatgttttattgtttgaattatttAGATGGTATGGATTTCATTCCTTTTCATCTAATGTTTCTCCTTTTCTTCCCCTGGATGGAACTGGAACCAATCTAACACTCTATTTATTATTGGATCATGTCTCATTTCACTCACCAAACATAGTCTTAATGTTCATACATTCTTTATTATTGGATCATGTCTCATACTTGCTATGAACTTTGAAGATTACTTTTCTTGACAAGGGTGAGACTTGAAAGTCAACATTCTTCAAGAATAGATGAATGTCTCAGATATTTAGTCAAGATTCTAGAAATTTTGTCTTGGACtgactcaaaatttaaaatttgatccaATGTTATGTACAATCTACAATTTCTTATACAATGTGTGCCGTAGAAATCAGTCAAgctgttatataaaaaaataatcaaaatttctcTGTACTAATTATGGCATATTTCAACTGCTTGGTTTGTCAGGTAAATTTTAGCAACCTTATTTGTTTAACAAAACGAAAGCATTGCAGCAACTCAACTTATGCTGTAGAAATTACCCACATAGACTATGAAGTATGCAGAGTTATAGTTTTACATCTGTCGACTAAATTCTTAAGTTGTAGGGTATTTTTCTAGCTTTTTTAATTGTAGCGGTTTcacttattataaaaaagattggtttatagtttacatttcttaacAAAAATTTTGCCATGTGAATTTGTgatgttttgtttcttattttttctcaatGATGTTCTTGGTGTCATACCCTTTACAGAAAcagaataaatcaaatatttgtgaattttttgtttttttttatcatttctttATCAATGGGATTATGACTTctgttgtgagttgtgactaatttttttttattcagtcaAGTTGTTGGATGGCCTCCCCTTGGAGCACATATAGAATGAATATCTATAATAGCCAGGCAAAATCACCAGCCACAGAAGTATTCAATTCTACAGTTGACAACAAAAGAGCAAGCAATAGTACTGGGGTTAGGAAGACTGCAGATGGTGGCAGTGATAGTAGCAAcattattttcaaagaaaaaggaaacctcAGGAGTTCCCTGTTTGTGAAAGTAAAAATGGATGGGATACCAATTGGAAGGAAGGTTGATTTAGGTGCTCATGGTTCCTATGAAACCTTAGCTCAAACCTTGGAGgatatgtttgatgaatcagCTACAGTCCTCACTCACAAAGGtgatttttctttgtcttcatGAATCAAATTCCTAACAAAGAAAATGCAACTCGTGTATGGAATTACATTATGTTCTCCAGATCACTGAGATTTTATGTGTTTGGTGAATATCTAGTTAACTTTATGTCATTTCTTTCTTGAGTCCTCTTTAAATATGATGCAAATGTAACAGGTCGGAGTAGGGGTGAGTAGTGGGGCCCAATAACCTGCGTGGATATcttctattaatattttaatagatTTGACAACAATCTAAAGGTTTCCAAGGATATCCATAGATATAAAAAGTAACAATTGAATAACTCAAAACACACAAAATCTAAATGATCAATAGCTCCATATTTCTTAAAGCACATACTAAATGCAcctaaattaaaaagttaatcaaCACATAAATCAAAACACCTAATTTCAAAAGCTAAATTTAGTACATTTAGTTGCATTCACATATAGGATATCAGCGTATATGGATACCTATGTATCCTTCCCTTACCTCATTTGATAAGTAGGTGGAAAAGGAGCCCCGCAAAATCCAACTGGTGGGTTTTACCAGCCGATATCCATTGGAATGGATATTTTTGGCATGACATGATGATAActtcttcctctcttttttcctcTTTGCCAAATCTAAACGTATGTATGATTGACTATTGTCCAAAAGGTACATGAATGgatattttaacataaaatagaTGTTTTACCAGCCGGTATCCACTGAAGTGGATATTTTTTGCATGACATGAATCATGATGATAACTTGAACTgttcttcctctttttttcaCTTTGCCAAATCTAAACATATGTATGATTTACTATTGTCCAAAAGTTACATTTGTAGCTAATAAAAGGTTGAATAGCTGGCAAGCACATGTTGGTTACATTATGAAGGTGGCAGCAGTGGGGGTTTAAACTTTTAttctatctttttatttttctcattgtgtacaaaataaatatcttcTGTATTCCTTTTCTTTCAAGACTCTCATTATTTCAGTTCTGTAACATATGAgctataaaaatataacaaatttcaAAGATATAAAGCAAAACTACATAACAACTTGGTATTTTGTTTTCATCAATAAAATTCTGGCATGTCAAAACTACATGTGATTTTGAGATAAAGCATAGAGTTTAATTTTGTCCTTTTGATGTGTTCGATTTCTCTTTTCTCCTAATGGCATTGACATCATTGTCAGTAGGATCAAATGGAGAAGATCACGGTACTGAAGTTGGAGCAGATGGGCATTCAAAATTGCTGCATGGTTCTTCTGACCTTGTGCTCACTTATGAAGACAAGGAAGGAGACTGGATGCTTGTGGGAGATGTTCCTTGGTGGTAAGTGTTTGGTTCATACTCATCAATTAGATTTTAGTGTCAAAATTTCTTTCCCTTTGTAGTGATATCATTGGCGTGCAGTATATGTTTCCATCCAGCTAAAATTTGCATTGTTggttgattttcaaatagtacATGTATTGTTTCAATTGGTGTGGCAAATCTAAGAATTTATCTGTGTGCTAGGAAGTACTTGCTGCTATCTTGATGATCCTTAGCTCTTTAGAAAAATCTTAGTGCCGCTAATGCTTATAACTCTCAGAATCAAACATGGTTTTCCTTAATATTACATGCTGtaaactcattatttttttggtaaacctttaaagtttaaacttcTACTCTATTGTTGTTACCCTTGTATTGGCTTTTGATGGCCCAGAACTCTATATCAAAAATTGATGGTGCCAGAAATTAGCTGCAAGAtataaggcttaaatatataactatttgCTACTGATTGCACAGCCTATTCTAATATCATAACACTTAAGCCGCCATTCAGTGCATAATCCACATATCATTTACTAGAGTTCACCGTGTCATGGCCTTTTCTTGAACAAGGGAAATTGTGTGAGCAATTGTAACTAGAACAAATCTTGATATTTGAGAATTGCAATTGATTTGTTGAGGCGTAGGATCTGTTGTTTTATCTAGTTTGATATTTGTCTACCTTTGTCCTTGAAATTGCAATCAGGATGTTCCTTAACTCTGTGAGGAGGCTAAGAATCATGAGGACACCTGAAGCTAATGGACTTGGTAAGTAGATGCATTATTATTCCTAACGCaacttcttttacttttttttttctttctctaatgtagttactttttttttttacccagcTCTAATACAGTTACTTATTTGCAGCCCCAAGATTGAAGGAAAAGAACAGAAGATCGAAATGCAAGCTCATATAGATAATGTTATTGTTTGCACCTTTACATGTGCTAGGATACACAAAACTTATGAACTAAAATGTACAACACGAATTGAAGGAATATAAATGGGAGAAAAAACAGAAAGAGGAAAGTTAAGTAATACTGCGAGTAAtggattttgattttaaatgatcaaacctcgtttttttttattcaattgaaATGGTGTTTGTTTAATTTCTCTTGGTATATCACTTAAAAGGCACAGGCGGCATAAATTTTCATGTAATATTTTGTCATATAAGGCACTGCTATTTGTTAATAATGTAAACATGAGATGTGTTTGCTAGCtttctatcaattttttattgccATCTCTTTCCCTGCTATTGTATTTCGAATTTTCAGTTGAAATAAGAGCTGTTTTCCCTGTTTTGGGAACCGTTGCTTTAAATTTGCCACAACTCTTTTGAAAATAGTGTAAGACGCATAATACTTGTTGCAAAAATGCAAACCAACAACATCTGGTTAGCTAGTAGGATTCGCATACTTATTTTCATACCTTTGGATTCCTTGGGATGTTGCTATACAGATTTGAGTTAAATTAGTTATACATTGTTTGTAGTTGTCCTATTTGACTTGATTAGGGATTGACTTTAGTAGAAAATATTTGTAGTCTCAAAAATATGTCTGTTAAATTAATGGTTTGACTGCACcttttactttcaattttttaatttttgacaaattttacttttaacaaactaacatattttatcccttattttttaagaaacttgtaaattttattttccaccATTTTGCctataacataattatattttttactcataattttttcttgacaaattttgcatataaatttttttaacgaaTTTTACcactaacttttttattttatttcaacaaattttatcTCTAACTTTTGTTCTTATTAATGGACAAATgacaaaagataaaatttgaagttttttttaattataaaatgcaTCAAAGGTGCAGTCAAACTTGAgagtaaaaaatacaattaatatatgATAGTGgtttagaaaatatgtttttcagtAAGGTGTGAAGattcctcatttttttattacctcTCTCGTCTCTAGTCTATCGTGTAGAACTTGCTTGACTTTATTGTTGCTATATTCAGAAACTAAGGGAATGCATGATGGACGTTATTGCTAAAGGATAGCATCCTTGATTCACGAGCTGTCTTTTGCGTTTAACTAAGGTAAATACGCGTTTATacgttaatatttgttttaagggTTGCTATAGCCTATATAGGCTTTATATTATCACATTACTGGTGGTCCAGACTATCTTATACATTTCTTTGTCTTACAACAATGTTTTGGTCAAAAGCATCAAGTCCTCAACTCAAGCACAAGCAATCCTGTTGAACTTACAAAGAGTTCATGCCAGGAATTTCGGCAATCTGTCGGCTGTGAATATTGACACCCATTTTTGTGCTGATACGACTTCGATATAGACTTGAATAAATGAACCGGAAATGAGAACATTGACTAACcgtgtgattttaattttaatttgtcacTATGAATCTAATACTTTACCACCAAGTCCATGAATAAAGGTTGGGTGTTTTTTTTCACGTCTGGAATTGCTTCCTGCACTTCCCATATTATTTCTTGAAATGACTGTTCTGGAAGCAATATGAAAAGTGTAGAAAACAATTCGGGGAGTGCAGAAAGTAATTGTCCTCATGTTGGGTTAATGTTAAATAGTCAGagaaaagaattttattatCTATACTAATTTTACTTGTCATTACTGGAGGATAATTTGTGatatgtgaaaaaataattgtgcCTAGCACTTCTTAAGatcctagaaaaaaaaaaaagaaaaaaaagcctagtgcaagaaaaataaagaggCTAGAGCTTGATGCACTATTTTCTCTggtgattatatattttttttaatgtttgccAGGATTGGGAGTATGAATAACAGGGGAATCATGACTTTTTCAAGTGCAACATACAATATATCTTTGCAAAAGAAAGTTCCTAACATTCATACGTTGTAAAAAGAAACTCTGACCAAGTTACTTTTGTTTACTTCATTAGTACGTCTACAGAGTTATTATTCCTATTCAAAGGATAATAGGTACAATTGCTTTATCTTAGTTTCTATAAAAATCTATGGCTCCGTACCAAAATCATGATACAAAAGAAACTTTATTTGCAAAAATCAATACATCTTGATATACCAATTAACATTTTGAACATAAATACGCATtgctaattacaaaattacagcTCTAAACTGGTTGAT harbors:
- the LOC114406959 gene encoding uncharacterized protein LOC114406959 isoform X2, whose product is MLAKRLSSFFKLSPKPQISTSMKKVDEETGKYYGRKAVSFVLITITGGVALSALDDLAIYHGCSSKAMEKVSKNQAIIDSIGEPIVKGPWYNASLAVAHERRSVSCSFPVSGPQGNGVLQLKAVRNGDDTWSSFFLPRDWDILIMDALLHIPENEKHRTLRINLADKPLSCTACTDSTPHPSENSKAKLSANQ
- the LOC114406959 gene encoding uncharacterized protein LOC114406959 isoform X1 codes for the protein MLAKRLSSFFKLSPKPQISTSCSSMKKVDEETGKYYGRKAVSFVLITITGGVALSALDDLAIYHGCSSKAMEKVSKNQAIIDSIGEPIVKGPWYNASLAVAHERRSVSCSFPVSGPQGNGVLQLKAVRNGDDTWSSFFLPRDWDILIMDALLHIPENEKHRTLRINLADKPLSCTACTDSTPHPSENSKAKLSANQ